One Phaseolus vulgaris cultivar G19833 chromosome 11, P. vulgaris v2.0, whole genome shotgun sequence genomic window carries:
- the LOC137823113 gene encoding acidic endochitinase-like — MASQRLASIILLLSLFTISSSHPDNGGIAVYWGQDGREGDLVTACNSGKYKIVLLAFLNKFGAGRTPAWNFAGHCDNGAWKKCTELEPEIKQCQAKGIRVLLSIGGAPDYSSYSLSSPEDAKEVANYLYENFLSGQYGPLGSVALDGIDFDIEVTEDHWDDLARELDFFRRTTGRYFYLSAAPQCPIPIYYLGKAIATKLFDYIFVQFYNNPSCSYVSGTNALLNSWDKWVDLVPSNNSLFVGLPAASSAGNGFIPAEVLNGQVLPHAKQASNYEGVMLWDRYRDVQNGYSDKIHSNVIKSKLPASVGSVSDGIYQSVYKA; from the exons ATGGCTTCTCAAAGACTAGCTTCCATCATACTTCTCTTATCCCTTTTCACCATCTCTTCCTCACACCCTGACAATGGCGGAATTGCTGTGTACTGGGGCCAAGACGGTCGAGAAGGTGATTTGGTAACCGCATGTAACAGTGGAAAGTACAAGATCGTGCTCCTTGCTTTCCTCAACAAGTTCGGTGCAGGGAGAACCCCAGCTTGGAACTTCGCCGGTCACTGCGACAACGGTGCCTGGAAAAAGTGCACCGAACTAGAGCCCGAAATAAAACAGTGCCAG GCGAAAGGCATCAGAGTTCTCCTTTCAATCGGAGGAGCCCCTGACTATTCAAGCTACTCGCTGAGCTCGCCGGAGGACGCAAAGGAGGTGGCCAACTACCTCTACGAAAACTTCCTCAGTGGCCAATATGGTCCACTGGGAAGCGTCGCGTTGGACGGAATCGACTTCGACATCGAAGTGACGGAGGATCACTGGGACGACCTTGCCAGGGAACTCGACTTCTTCCGACGAACGACGGGGCGTTACTTTTACTTGTCCGCCGCCCCTCAGTGCCCAATCCCAATCTACTATCTCGGCAAAGCCATCGCCACCAAACTCTTCGACTACATCTTCGTTCAGTTCTACAACAACCCTAGTTGCTCCTACGTCAGTGGCACCAACGCCCTCTTGAACTCCTGGGACAAGTGGGTCGACTTGGTCCCCTCCAACAACTCGCTCTTCGTGGGCCTGCCAGCAGCGTCCAGCGCCGGCAACGGTTTTATTCCGGCGGAGGTCCTGAACGGCCAGGTGCTTCCGCACGCGAAGCAAGCCTCGAACTACGAGGGAGTGATGCTGTGGGATAGATACCGCGATGTTCAGAATGGGTACAGTGATAAGATACATTCGAATGTGATTAAGTCGAAGTTGCCGGCGTCTGTGGGGTCAGTTTCCGACGGAATTTACCAGTCCGTGTATAAGGCGTAG